In Anticarsia gemmatalis isolate Benzon Research Colony breed Stoneville strain chromosome 4, ilAntGemm2 primary, whole genome shotgun sequence, one DNA window encodes the following:
- the LOC142987870 gene encoding uncharacterized protein LOC142987870 encodes MLRHMEVVRYVADRSLNLKGTFVKSLKDAEREVRRAASELSRRSATVENMTLNATNRRLNIKVDLLTKEVAALRQVVESIPAPSTVVEAGSGSESEFDRRMAEIRFFLDARLGAIEARLPPEPRLRPPLAADKARGVVQQTPAPEAAVPTSKAPSTSAPSSAPPASTGGAKGKSRRKGKGKKSGGGSVPPPAPAPASSQAAGGSSTAPSVPPPLTEGWNVVARKGPKKGKKAAAPAQTPVATSTQPPLKRQEKSVVPLRPPTTAAIILTVSQDAVARGVTYAEVIARAKKDIVLADHGINGIAKICAAATGARKLEIPGPNAEEKADSLATKLREVLGGDAIVSRPVKCADMRVQGLDDSVTPEEVARAISRVGGCPVEAVKVGAVRSGPRGEGSAWAKCPIPAAKRVADAGRLLVGWVSARIHVAEPRQMRCFRCLGVGHARAVCDSDVDRSDICYRCGKAGHKAGQCSAAPRCILCAQAKLPAEHRLGGPSCKAPKAKKKRGGKAPQNSGGKAPQTKSGQPSSAGEAMELGK; translated from the coding sequence ATGTTGCGGCATATGGAAGTGGTCCGCTACGTCGCGGACCGCTCCTTAAATTTGAAGGGCACCTTCGTTAAGTCCTTGAAGGACGCGGAGAGGGAGGTCCGGCGGGCGGCGTCCGAGCTCAGTCGCCGGTCCGCCACCGTGGAGAACATGACCCTGAACGCCACGAACCGCCGCCTTAATATTAAGGTAGACCTCCTCACCAAGGAGGTAGCGGCGCTCAGGCAGGTGGTGGAGTCAATCCCGGCACCCTCTACGGTGGTTGAAGCGGGATCAGGATCGGAGTCGGAGTTCGACCGACGAATGGCGGAAATCCGCTTCTTTTTAGATGCCCGCCTCGGGGCAATCGAagcccggcttccgccggagcctcgTCTGCGCCCCCCATTAGCGGCGGACAAAGCAAGAGGGGTGGTGCAGCAAACACCCGCCCCAGAAGCCGCCGTCCCAACGTCGAAGGCCCCTTCGACCTCTGCCCCTTCTTCGGCCCCCCCAGCTTCCACTGGAGGAGCCAAGGGCAAGTCGAGAAGGAAGGGGAAGGGGAAGAAATCGGGGGGTGGGTCTGTGCCACCTCCCGCCCCAGCTCCTGCCTCGAGTCAGGCTGCCGGTGGCTCCTCTACGGCCCCATCGGTCCCACCACCCCTTACAGAGGGGTGGAACGTCGTGGCGCGCAAAGGCCCCAAAAAGGGGAAGAAGGCTGCCGCACCGGCTCAGACACCGGTTGCCACCTCAACGCAGCCCCCCCTTAAGAGGCAGGAAAAGTCGGTGGTCCCGTTACGCCCCCCCACGACGGCTGCGATTATACTCACAGTATCGCAGGATGCCGTCGCGCGGGGGGTCACCTACGCCGAGGTGATCGCCAGGGCGAAGAAGGACATCGTCCTGGCGGATCACGGTATAAACGGGATCGCCAAAATCTGTGCCGCCGCGACCGGCGCACGGAAATTGGAGATCCCCGGGCCGAACGCCGAGGAAAAGGCGGACTCCCTCGCAACTAAATTGAGGGAGGTCCTGGGTGGTGACGCAATCGTGTCCAGACCCGTGAAGTGCGCGGACATGCGCGTCCAGGGTCTGGACGACTCGGTCACCCCCGAAGAAGTGGCCCGGGCAATTTCGCGCGTCGGAGGATGCCCAGTTGAGGCGGTGAAAGTTGGCGCGGTCCGCAGTGGCCCGCGAGGTGAGGGATCGGCCTGGGCAAAATGCCCAATCCCGGCTGCCAAGAGAGTCGCAGACGCCGGAAGGTTGTTGGTGGGGTGGGTGTCGGCCCGTATTCATGTGGCCGAACCCAGACAGATGAGGTGCTTCCGGTGCCTGGGCGTCGGACATGCCCGGGCCGTCTGCGACTCGGACGTCGACCGTAGCGACATCTGCTATCGCTGCGGTAAGGCGGGCCACAAAGCGGGCCAGTGCTCCGCCGCGCCACGGTGCATTCTCTGCGCACAGGCGAAGTTGCCGGCGGAACACCGTCTTGGGGGACCCTCATGTAAGGCCCCCAAGGCTAAGAAGAAGAGggggggcaaggccccccaaaattcggggggcaaggccccccaGACTAAGAGCGGCCAGCCGTCATCAGCTGGGGAGGCGATGGAGCTCGGCAAATAA